Sequence from the Streptomyces sp. R33 genome:
TGCCCGTCCGCGCCGCGGCCTCGCCGGGCCAGACCGCCGTCCTGCCCGTGCTGCTGGTGCTGCTGGCCGTGTTCCGGGTGCCCGGCGAGCGCCCGGCCGGGTTCCTCGTCGGGCTCGCCGCCGCGCTCCAGCCGGCCCTGCTGCTGTTCGCGCCGCTGCTGTGGCTCACCGGCCGCCGCCCCACCGCCAAGGCCGCCGCCGTGACGTTCGCCGCGGCCACCGCCCTGTCCTGGGCGGCCCTGCCGCGCGACTCCTGGACGTATTGGGTCCACCACCTGGCCGGCACCGGCCTCGGCGGAGCCCCGGGCAGCCTCGCCAACCAGTCCGTGCACGGCGCGCTGCTGCGGCTCGGCCTGAGCGGCCCCCTCGAGATCCTGCTGTACGCCGTGCTCGCGGCCGGGATCGTCTGGGTCGGGCTGCGCCGCGCGGCCCGCTACGCCCGCGACGGGCAGCTGCTGCTCGCCGTGGCCGTCACCGGCTGCGTGGCCGTGGCCGTGGCGCCGACCGGCTGGCGCCACCAGCTGCTGTGGGTGCTGCTCGCGGTGGCCGGCAAGGTCGGCAAGCGGGCGGCGGACCGGCCCGTGTGGCCGGTGGCCGTGGTGCTCGCCATGACGCTGCCCGCCGACGTGCTGCTGCCCAACCTGGCCGCGCTGGCCCCCGTACGGGACAACGTGCTGCTGCTCGCCGCGCTGGCGGCGGCCTGCGCGGTGCCGTTCCTGCCGCGCTCCTCGCCGTACTGGCGCGAGCCCGTCGCGACGGAGTACAGCCGGCCGGCCGCCGCCCGGTGGTCGCGGGTTCCGCTGCTGCCGTTCTGGCGGCGCGTGCTGTCGCGCCCCAACCTGTTGCTGGAGCTGCTGCTGATACGGGTGGGGTACTCGCTGTACTCGCACATCCGGGCCGCGGCGCCGAGCAGTCGCAGCGTCGCCGAAGGGCACGGGAGCCAGATCCACGCCGTCGAGCGGGCGCTGGGCATCGACATCGAGCACGCCGTCAACCATGCCGTCGTGAACCTGCCCTGGCTGGAGAAGTTCTTCAACTTCTACTACACGTCGTTCCACTTCGTGGTGCCGCTGACGATCCTGGCGGTCCTGTACTGGCGCAGGCCGGGCGACTACCGCTGGGCCCGCGCCTCCCTGGGCCTGGCCACCGTCCTCGCGCTCGTCGGCTTCTGGCTGTACCCGCTGGCGCCGCCGCGGCTGATGCCCGCGCTCGGCTTCATCGACACCGTGCACGGGCCGCAGGA
This genomic interval carries:
- a CDS encoding bifunctional glycosyltransferase 87/phosphatase PAP2 family protein; this translates as MANAAEHSGANGHAGVIGGSGRLGAARFLLWALAGVLAVRQAAAVLRVPPGEWLSEFQLTGSLPGSLYDGGQFTGSPFAGLVLRPFLGLAAPSLEVAWTCVTLLFVAAVGLVAARGLPDPVPRRTALLAAPVLVGLMMVSLPVRAAASPGQTAVLPVLLVLLAVFRVPGERPAGFLVGLAAALQPALLLFAPLLWLTGRRPTAKAAAVTFAAATALSWAALPRDSWTYWVHHLAGTGLGGAPGSLANQSVHGALLRLGLSGPLEILLYAVLAAGIVWVGLRRAARYARDGQLLLAVAVTGCVAVAVAPTGWRHQLLWVLLAVAGKVGKRAADRPVWPVAVVLAMTLPADVLLPNLAALAPVRDNVLLLAALAAACAVPFLPRSSPYWREPVATEYSRPAAARWSRVPLLPFWRRVLSRPNLLLELLLIRVGYSLYSHIRAAAPSSRSVAEGHGSQIHAVERALGIDIEHAVNHAVVNLPWLEKFFNFYYTSFHFVVPLTILAVLYWRRPGDYRWARASLGLATVLALVGFWLYPLAPPRLMPALGFIDTVHGPQDLAHPQYGAMTAISNQYAAMPSLHFGWSLWCGVVIITLAPKGWQKLLGALHPVITVCAIVATANHWVLDAVGGAVVIGAGFGLVYVLSGPRGAALPAGLSVPRPREPERVGAATRSRA